From the genome of Planifilum fimeticola, one region includes:
- a CDS encoding IS1182 family transposase: protein PCVDPVMLFKMLFIGYLYGIRSERRLVEEIQVNVAYRWFVGLSLTDKVPHATTFSQNRRRRFNGTTIFQEIFDEIVLQAINHGLIEGKELFTDSTFLKANANKNKFTRQIVRQSTEKYVEELDRAIDEDREAHGKRPLKKNDTSEVEREIRVSTTDPESGYMVREGKPEGFFYLDHRTVDGKHNLITDVYVTPGNVHDSKPYLARLKRQQERFGFEVEAVALDAGYLTNPICHALKELGIFAVIAHRRFHPQKGLFHKWQFKYNAKRDVYICPGKHELTYRTTNRQGYREYKSDPQTCRDCPFLSRCTRSKNHVKTITRHVWEDAKEWVRQNRLSERGKELYKRRKETIERSFADAKELHGLRYARMRGLARVTEQCLLTAVCQNIKKMALLLWKRNNGPQGG, encoded by the coding sequence GTCCCTGCGTGGACCCGGTGATGTTGTTCAAAATGTTGTTCATCGGGTATTTGTACGGCATTCGCTCGGAACGGCGCCTGGTGGAAGAGATCCAGGTCAACGTGGCATACCGCTGGTTTGTGGGGCTTTCTTTGACGGACAAGGTACCGCACGCCACCACATTCAGCCAAAACCGACGCCGCAGGTTCAACGGTACGACCATCTTCCAGGAGATCTTCGACGAGATCGTTTTGCAAGCCATCAACCACGGACTGATCGAGGGGAAAGAACTGTTTACGGACTCGACGTTTTTAAAGGCGAACGCCAACAAGAACAAATTCACCCGTCAAATAGTTCGCCAATCCACGGAGAAGTACGTGGAGGAATTGGATCGTGCCATTGACGAGGATCGTGAAGCACACGGCAAGCGGCCGTTAAAAAAAAACGACACTTCTGAGGTAGAACGGGAAATCCGTGTCAGTACCACCGACCCGGAAAGCGGCTACATGGTGCGGGAAGGCAAACCGGAAGGTTTTTTCTATCTGGATCACCGGACGGTAGACGGCAAACACAACCTCATCACGGACGTGTACGTGACACCGGGAAACGTGCACGACTCCAAACCCTACTTGGCTCGTCTGAAACGGCAGCAGGAACGCTTCGGCTTTGAGGTGGAGGCTGTGGCGCTGGATGCCGGATACCTGACGAATCCGATTTGCCATGCCTTGAAGGAGCTAGGGATTTTTGCCGTCATCGCCCACCGTCGTTTTCATCCGCAAAAAGGATTGTTTCACAAATGGCAGTTCAAGTACAACGCGAAGCGTGATGTATACATCTGTCCAGGAAAACACGAACTGACATACCGAACGACCAACCGACAAGGATACCGCGAATACAAATCCGATCCGCAAACGTGCCGGGATTGTCCGTTTTTATCCCGGTGCACCCGTTCGAAAAACCATGTGAAAACCATCACCCGACACGTATGGGAAGATGCCAAGGAGTGGGTTCGTCAAAACCGGTTAAGCGAGCGGGGAAAAGAACTTTACAAGCGGAGGAAAGAGACGATCGAGCGGAGTTTCGCGGATGCGAAAGAGCTGCACGGACTTCGCTACGCACGGATGAGGGGGCTTGCCAGAGTAACAGAGCAATGCCTCCTTACTGCCGTTTGCCAAAACATCAAGAAAATGGCCTTGCTCCTTTGGAAGAGGAACAATGGGCCCCAAGGCGG